The following coding sequences are from one Rhipicephalus microplus isolate Deutch F79 chromosome 3, USDA_Rmic, whole genome shotgun sequence window:
- the LOC142802647 gene encoding uncharacterized protein LOC142802647: MTNLLRKQKVEESNEKALFLQEQLAFLDKKKGLWREETVRKCVLLHAKSPAGCRLLREIGVLTLRSRCTLKRYIGACTGEVVSSLIKQRLHAEVKLHSKEARCGSLVMDEMSLKQSALYHKQSDALHGFVDLGGAEIDYGLEEQLATHLLCFVFVGLSTHYRLLWLENECLIYFDLWKERKFSSDDAESLLSTIRQLNGSNDQTDAYAALSSLQKILVTGCIHSSPSGNVGSVIGSIGEATKLAPQPAAAAPPDKDIKKLLLPYLTALERFPSPPTQSLRASTLALIAGFLVRAVQDNICCEGCLMKIQAPKSSSTTTSLIAGIDRGGLSYPSLPFVGFVSVLEGAASKAAAILVKGQKPLQKFSSIVLVLPSLLKNSLFACTMNDSVSHRAALLNLILRKFMRPFLANYANNLTEAHSKRKLLNRKPLLRKVLKV, from the exons ATGACCAATCTCCTGAGGAAA CAAAAGGTGGAGGAGAGCAACGAAAAAGCTCTGTTCCTTCAAGAGCAGCTTGCTTTTCTGgacaaaaagaaagggctatggCGTGAGGAGACAGTGCGCAAATGCGTTCTTTTGCACGCTAAATCACCAGCCGGGTGCCGCCTTCTTCGGGAGATTGGTGTCTTGACCTTGCGGAGTCGCTGTACCCTCAAGCGATACATTGGCGCATGCACTGGAGAGGTGGTGTCCTCTCTTATCAAGCAGCGCCTTCATGCAGAAGTGAAACTGCACTCTAAGGAG GCACGCTGTGGGTCCCTGGTGATGGACGAAATGTCACTAAAGCAATCTGCACTGTACCATAAACAGTCCGATGCTCTCCATGGATTTGTCGACCTAGGAGGTGCCGAAATAGACTACGGCCTGGAGGAGCAACTGGCAACTCACCTACTCTGCTTCGTCTTTGTAGGACTGTCTACCCACTACAG GCTCCTCTGGCTTGAAAATGAGTGCCTCATCTATTTTGACTTATGGAAAGAGA GAAAGTTTTCCAGTGATGATGCGGAATCCCTGCTTTCTACCATAAGACAGCTAAATGGCTCCAATGACCAAACCGATGCCTACGCAGCACTGTCGTCACTACAGAAGATCTTAGTAACGGGCTGCATTCATTCATCTCCAAGTGGCAATGTGGGAAGCGTTATAGGTTCTATTGGGGAGGCAACCAAACTCGCCCCTCAACCTGCAGCTGCTGCACCACCTGACAAGGACATTAAGAAGCTTCTGCTCCCTTACCTTACAGCATTGGAGCGCTTCCCAA GTCCTCCTACTCAAAGCTTGCGTGCCAGCACACTGGCACTAATAGCTGGTTTTCTAGTAAGAGCTGTCCAGGATAACATCTGCTGCGAAGGCTGCCTTATGAAAATACAGGCACCCAAATCAAGCTCTACAACAACTTCTCTAATTGCAGGAATTGACAGGGGAGGACTCTCATACCCCTCATTGCCATTTGTTGGATTTGTAAGCGTCCTCGAGGGTGCAGCCTCTAAAGCAGCTGCGATCCTTGTGAAAGGGCAAAAACCCTTGCAGAAGTTTTCAAGCATAGTGCTAGTGCTCCCTTCACTTCTAAAAAATTCCTTATTTGCATGCACTATGAATGATAGTGTGTCCCACAGAGCAGCTCTCTTGAATTTAATTTTGCGAAAATTCATGAGGCCTTTCTTGGCAAACTATGCCAATAATTTAACCGAGGCACATTCAAAGAGAAAGCTTCTCAACAGGAAGCCTTTGTTGCGAAAAGTTTTGAAAGTTTAA